In a genomic window of Pontibacter liquoris:
- a CDS encoding HAD family hydrolase, with amino-acid sequence MADTAGEINVVVFDLNGTFYNKSSKDEFFKFVCTKKPQNALFFFQMAYYKLLLKLHKIRQTEFKENFFNYLDNLPPEQVEAYAVEFWNKEYPENFNQELKSHFDALKAQGTQLFCATGALEVYVKPLFELYPVDGFAGTKATYVQHTYKVEGKACKEEEKLKRINEHFHGKPFHLQEAYSDSKEAILKEATKAFLVKDGKITPYKE; translated from the coding sequence ATGGCTGATACTGCAGGAGAAATAAATGTTGTTGTCTTCGATCTGAACGGCACTTTTTATAACAAGAGTTCCAAGGATGAATTCTTTAAATTTGTTTGCACTAAAAAACCTCAGAACGCTTTGTTCTTTTTTCAGATGGCCTACTATAAGCTCTTGCTGAAACTGCACAAGATCAGGCAAACCGAATTTAAAGAGAACTTTTTCAATTACCTCGACAACCTGCCCCCCGAGCAGGTAGAAGCCTATGCCGTAGAGTTCTGGAACAAGGAATACCCCGAGAATTTTAACCAGGAACTAAAAAGCCATTTTGATGCGCTGAAAGCCCAGGGTACGCAGCTTTTTTGCGCCACCGGCGCCCTGGAAGTATATGTAAAGCCTTTGTTTGAGTTATACCCCGTGGACGGCTTTGCGGGCACAAAAGCTACTTACGTGCAGCATACTTACAAAGTGGAAGGCAAAGCCTGCAAAGAAGAAGAGAAACTGAAAAGGATAAACGAACACTTCCACGGTAAACCCTTCCATTTGCAGGAAGCTTACTCCGACAGCAAGGAAGCCATCCTGAAGGAAGCGACCAAAGCCTTCCTAGTGAAGGATGGCAAAATCACGCCTTACAAAGAATAA